DNA from Fundulus heteroclitus isolate FHET01 chromosome 17, MU-UCD_Fhet_4.1, whole genome shotgun sequence:
TCTAAAAGAGTTAGCTGGTTTGAAGGCAAAACGGCTGTTTGGATTGTAAAGGTAGTGGACCTCTGCTGTAGAGGGGACACCAGGTATGCAGTGATTTGATTTCATAGAAGGACGGACACAGTGTTAGTGTATTTAACTCTTGCTGCAACGGGCTACTAATGAGGCtatttgtttctcatttttgcaatagaaggtacacctggcaCAGTCACTCTGGGCTTAGCCGTGTTTCGTTTTACTACGGTGAAATTATCtttgagacagacaccggctGGGATACACTCAAGGAACATGACAACGTCTGACATTACAAAGCCACTGACTATTATAACGGCTGCTTTTCTCTCCTGTAGAAAGTACTATGGGAGTAGTAGTCCTGCtatcggaaggttgtgggttcgattccagcttcccccacACACATTggtgtgcccctgggcaaggcacttaaccccaagttgcctgcCGATCTCTGCATATCTGTTTATGAGTGTGTGCGATTGAGTGAATGTGGCATTAGTGTAAAGCGCTATACaggttcagtccatttaccatttactccCAGCCTAGTGTTTGTTTTATGTCTGAAACTGAGCGTGTTTCTGCCGGAGGTGTCTTCCTGTTTACACGAGGGGTTTCCTTCCACTGTCGCCTCGTGCTTGCTTTATTTTTAAGGGTTCCCGCAGCATCGGTGACTCGATGGAATCATTCGGGTTTCCTTTGCGGTAAAACAAACGTGGACGAGGTGGCATTTTATTCTCCGTGGGTGTTCTACATATATCACTAAGATGAACTGAATGGAAACTTGATAACTTTTGCTGTATGATGTGATTTCTCAGGTGCCCAGTCTCTTCAGAATCAAAACGCGGACACGTCCGGTCCAGAGCAGAAGGCATCGGCCCAGGTAGGTTTGACTCATGTAATGTGAACATAAAGGCTGACCAACCACACACGCTCTGAACTCACACTGAAGTTGTGCCATTGGTTCTTTACCTTAACAGAGCCCAAACGCTAAAGCTGTGAGTGTCTGACTTTTCAGTGAGATGTTCCCTTTATGTTCCAGGATCCATCAGTGCAACCAGACGGAACCAAAGCAGAGGATTGGAGTGCCGGGAGAGGGACGGAGGTTTCGGGGTCCAAAAAATGCGGTTGGTTCTGTTTCCAAATCCTGTTTTATCAGGGTTTTCTGTAGCGGGGTTCAAAAAAAGTGATCCCTGATGTCTGTTTTCAAGAAAGCTTGACAGTCAATACCAGATATTCACATCCACTGTGTGGAAAGACACACAACCTTTTCCCCCCTCATTGTCAGACATAAATCATGTCAGCATCAGCAGCAGTACTAAAATCTGCTGGTCGGGTTTTATATGCTGTCTGTCAACATCTGCTTTCATCCTGTATGTTACAGCTGGAGGGGCGATGGAAGACAGCAgctcagctctgcagcagccagGTAACGATGATGATCAGAGAGAAACCAGATATCCAGGTGTTTAGGAACCAGTCATCATCTGggtcgtcttttttttttttttctgcttccagACAAACAAATCGCTTCAGCTGACAGAGCGGGGGATCTGTACACCAACACAGATCAGGTCAGATCACGCGCTAAACGTGACTTAGCTCAGAACCACTGGGGCTGCCACCCATTTTGACAggttataaccacaaacttcagggTGTTTTTAATGAGATTTCCCATCCTTCCTTCAACTGAACGGTTCTCTACTTCTCTGCTGGagaaaacatccccacagtACCAGGCTGCCGCCACCAGAGGGCTAACTTTATATGCACGCCacatgtttctttaaaaacagaaaatctttAAATCTTTGATTTCATTTTGATGAAATCATGTTTTCAGACAAAAAGTAGAAGTTTCTTAACATGGATAAGTTGACCTGCTTGAGACCGTTACATCAGCGATTGAATATAaatgatataaaaataaaaatggttcgTTGAAACGTTCAAAGAGCAAAGCTCCACATTCACTCCTCCTCCAAGCAGGTTGCCTCCACCACTCACCGAATCTCCTGTATGCAGTATGCATATCGCAAAGAACTGCCTGGTGTcgtaaatgttaatgttaatgcTAATTTATGTATATAGCGGCATGCCACAACAAATTATAACTCAAGGCTCTATGAAAACAAAACGTTCAAATCAATCCAATCAATCCACACAGATTCTATAATGCAGTCAAGACCAGTTTATTATTCCAGTGGGTAATAacttattttattccaacaatttatatacatttttagtaTATAAACCAGATAATTGCATCAATTCTTTGATCGTGCTTCAGTCGGTCTTTAAAAACAGGTGGTGGCAGTGGACAGTTGAGTGCATGGAGTCGTTAACTTTGCACCAGTCCATTCGTCATATTGAGGATACTTGTGGGGACAGTAGGAAGGAAAACTcctttttaacaggaagaaacctccagtagaagctggctcagtgtgaacactgAACGGACGTTTGCCACTGTAGCACTTTGAGGTTTGATGtcaaatgtaaagtgcattacaactAAAATTTATTGTAAGAGAATCAGAAAGAACACCAAAGTCCCACTCAGGATCTGTGGCTGTAATATTTAGCCCAGAATGTGTAACAGTTCAAGCAGCGTGAGGACGTTTGTAGCTTGTTCATCGTGGTGCGTTGTAAATAAAAGCCGTGCTGCTTCCAGGTCAAGGAGAATCAAGATGGCTCCACGTGGTTCGACGTGGGTGTGTTTAAAACGCTGTACTCTGAGGTCAGCCACTACTTCCTGCCCGCTGAAGACAACCAGGTGAGATCCCCGAGGAGCGAGGAGCTTACACCGCCGACTTTCAGGGCCATATTTACCGGCTGGTGTTCTTTCAGCCGCTCCACCAGAAGAAGCTCCCCGGGCCTCAGGACTATCAGGGCAGggagaagagagagctgagtccAGGCCAGATGTACAGGTTCAGAGTCGCGGGAATAAACTGCTTCGCTCAGGGAGACTTCAGCCCAGCCAGCGAGTTTAGGACCTGCCACCCCGGCTTTCCCGGAGCGCCCGCTGCCGTCAAAATTTCCAAGGTGACTCCAGAGCCTCTCAACGAAAACGGATTTGAGAGTCGGCTGTAAAGGCTCCGCTAGCATTGaggggtgtgttttttttgtgcaggtCGGTGATTCGGTGCAGATTACCTGGGAGGCCCCCTCGTCTCCGTCAGGCCGGATCGTGGAGTACTCCATGTACCTGGCGGTGAGGAAGAGCCGCTCCAGCTCCGATCGGCCGGGGCAGATGGCCTTCATCCGCATTTACCGCGGCACCAAGACATCCTGCCTGGTCAGCTCCACCCAGCTGGAGAACGCCCACATCGACAGCTCCCTGTCCAGCCGCCCCGCCGTCGTCTTCCGCATCGCGGCCAAGAATGAGCAGGGCTACGGGCCGGCGACGCAGATCCGCTGGATCCAAGGTGGACGGGCGGTCCTCCTTCATTTCTTAACTTCCACTTCATTCTCCACCTAAACAGATCTGatgcttttcattttcttttttttcagatcccATTAACGTGCGGGTCTCAAAAACAGACAGCAGTGCTGAGGCAGATCCAGACGCAGCTGACAGGTAACCACATTCTGCCATCGTGTTTTTATCGGCAATTATCTGAACAGGGTTCCTCTCTGGAATTTTTGAAACTTCATGTTTAGGAAGATGTGTTTTCAGACTTTATCCCTTATCCTAGTTAACTATCCTTTCTTTTCAAcaatccgtccgtccgtcttttttttccttcatcccttccttctttgtgtccttTACCTTTTTCACATCATTCATCTTCCTTTGCTGTATCTGCCTCTACTTCCATCATTCCTTCCTGTCTTTTTTTGTCCAGCTCCCTAACTAAACTTGTTTAAAACTCAAAATTCATtgaaagtcttttttttgtttgtcttgcaGCTCCAGCTGAGACGGTCCTGGACCGGCTACTTGAAAAGAAATCCACTCAGGAAGTTGAATTGAACATTTCCTAAACATCTTTcctaatttatttttctgtttgtgatgAAGCTGTAAATAGATGAATGGATAATTTAAcctccaactgttttttttttcttttaaataatctcTAACTCTAATATGAAGTTGTCAGTTGAGATATATTCATATATGATTGAAACACCCGTAATAAATACTCCAATGTTTGACAAATTGTACACTAAACCCAGTTTTAGACTCCTGTAAAATCTGGCTGTATTTATTAGAGTACAAAGGTTGTATTCTGGTTCTCGCCGGTTCAAAACCTTTAGTGTGTGATTTCTCATTCGAACACTGCATGGTACGTCTAATGTATGCATGAGCTTAGTTGGGTGGATTTtagattttcaaataaaactaatGTTGCCTTACATTTAGCCGTAAACTGCGCAACGATATTAGTccaataaaactgtaaaagggCTTGTATTTTAAGGCTGACCCGGCCCCAGATTGTAGGGGCCGAGGGAGAATATAAGCTGGGGCCCTAATTCcagttcacattatttatttaaacatcatGCAGAAATAACATGACATGACTTGGTAAAGTTGGAAAAGAGGGACTAGTGGTTATCAATTGCTTGATATGTAGTGGTAATGATGACtatcaaaaaatacatttttataactgTATTTTTATAACTCCAAGCTccaataaattacaaaaatgtatttagagaattaatttttttgtctttcatgcAGTCTTCAGAAAAAAGGGGCCAGAataaattttattaaatgtttcttGATCCATAGTCTAAGTGAGAAGTCAGGTTCACttggcgccccctgctggcctggaggATGCAAACAGCAGCTCGGATCGTTTGTGCCCTGAGCTGgccctgtttccatccatcaGCCCTGGCTGTGCCATTGTTATTTGCATAAAGGGTGTGTGTGCCGGGTGCGCTGCAAAAAACGGAAGTAATTTTTTTAGTCGTTGGTGACAGTTTATTTCAAAGAGAACCTCGGACAAAAAGGAACTGCCGGGAATGGCATAAGGTTTCAAAGACGCTGCTTCCTGCCAGGACACCTGAAATACAGGCTCTTTTACACTGCTGTGGTTGATATCGCTGATGCTGTTTTACTCGCAGGGAAAAATAAGCTTCTGATTATAACGCTGTTCTTGTTTTCTGTATATGAATTGTATAGTagtttattacaaaaaatagttttccttaattttttttttttttgtcagcaacTTATTACAAAATATCCAACTTTCTAAAAGTGTCTGCTCATTTCGGAGTCATCCATTAACTTACAAGTCTGTTTTAATTCGGTTTCTCAAGTTGAAGCACGATGAGAGGGTCGGAGAATACAGTTTTACAGTGATGAGAGACAAAGATGGAGTTCCATATATTCCTCAGAAAAACAGCAGTGTGCAGCGTTGTGACTTATCTGAAGTTGTTTTGAAGCGGCCCTCCGACTAAAGCCTCTGCCCACACGGCTGTACCTTCTCAGCAGGATCCTATCATCTGGTTTAGTCCAGGTGGCTGTTTAAATGGTTTACAAGCACCTCTGATAGTTTTCTAACGTAAACCACCACTGGTACTGTACAAAAACCCTGTTTGTGAACATTACCATTTATTGTTGAAGGCATTAAATGGAAATACATCATTAGTTTGTATTGCTAGGGTTGTTTAGCATCACAACCAATAGCAAATGACTAGCTGTTGGTCTTCCACTGGCCCTGAGCATTAATTAGGGTTTTTACAAGGTCACTGCAATATGCCGTCTGTTAGGGGAACTATTCTCCCAATAACTTTGCCTTATTGGGAGAAACCTAACATACTTAAGATTCATTGGGTttgcttttcaaaaactgtgtttttactgtttatttataGGCGAAGTTAGCTGGTCTATAAACTGACATTCCTTCATTGACATCAGAGGAGTTCAGTATTGTTGGAGGGGGCCTTTCTTTGCTGTCTCCATGTTATGACGCTGCTGCTGAGTTGtctgcagaggaaaatgtttgcGTCTCCAAAGTGGTTCCCCTCCTGAAAATGTTGGAGCAAAGCTTTCAGGACGAGATGACAATGCCAGCACCAGCTGCTGCCTTAAAAGTCGGAGACAACCTCATCAGGCAACTACGGGGAAAACTTTGTGTTTTGGAGATAATGAGCATCCTCTCCCTATCCTCCTCGACTTTAGAttcaaatgtatatatatatatttttttagccaGACTAAACCCATCGACGCAATTAAGAGAAAGACCAGAGTTTTAATCATGATGCGTTCTATACAGAGCTCAGAGAAAATCTCCCAGGCTTCCACCACTCATGAAATCACTGGAGGTGGTTTATTATGTTTCGTTTTGAGATCACTTATTCCTGTTTGAGCACttgctctgatgatctgctgtTTTCTCTTAGGTAGCCAAACTGTGGCATCTTTTGGACACCAGTGTAGGGGaggtaagaaaaaaagctaaatgtaattgcaGATCTTAGAGACCAATATTAGCAGAATGGAAAATCCACTGGAGCACTGGGAGAGGCAAAACTGCTGTAATCGACTTGACGCAAACGTGCACTTGCGTTTTTGTGCATGCCAGCATCTTCAATGCCCTGTGAACTGGTGTTTTCAAAGGCCTGAAAAATAGTGTTAGAAAATGactattaaaaccaaaaactgttcatttctgaataaaatctcCAGTTTTGCAAATCAAGTTGCACAAACACTTTCACTGCATGTCTGCTAAGCCCATGGCATTTATTAAAGTGGCAGACAAACAGCCTTCCATATATAGGATTGTGCTTTTCTCTGAAAATGTAcacacagaacattttcaaaaatagtttattatacacatgtgaTAATCATAAGATACTTTAATGGTTATTACTAATTAATGATCATTTCCAAGGGCCCTAAAGGATAAAAATACAGGTGAGCATCACAGATAATATTGCTGACTGTGATTATGCACTCTGCATTTGGAAAATGAACCCTTTGCTCAAGCAGTTGGCTCaggtggttcaatgcctcatgaggcctCATCCCACCATCACTGGTGGATAGCAGTCAACAGTTGTGCATGACTGTTGTGGTTAGAaacaagaaattattttttctttttattggttAAGGCATTATattcaaatttaaatatatacagctaagcatctatctatctatctatctatctatctatctatctatatattatatatataatatatatatatatatatatatatatatatatatatctctatatcaaTGAAAACAAGCGTTCACAGGACgaaagaaatcaaaataaacaggaaacaaACGGACCACCGGAGTTTCCCATGATTCAATGGTTTGTAGTTACCGGGCAGCTGGCTAGCTAACTAGCAAACTTCAAAGTAGTGGGGTCTCGATGCCAGAGGTAGGTTGTTTTGTTGTATTAGCAGTTTAAACATATGAAAGAATAGGTCGTGTTTACAATATCGTCTATGCACAAGTTTTGTGATAACCTTCTTCCCAAAGTCAGTCCTTAGCGTAAATCCTGTTAGCAAAGTTAGCTAGTACTCACAGCTAGCCTACTGGGAACAATTCGGCTCGCCGCCTTAAAATGTTGCAGTCACGAATGTTGTGCTTAACAACACATTCAGGATTcagtgactttatttttttcttttatgcaaCTACTTTGTTATAAGAAACAAGCAAAGGCACTTGGTGTCCGATAATGGATACAGTTAGCGTATAATTCCTCGGGGCGCGACATTCAAATCCATCAGTGGACACTACAGCGCTAACCTTCAGTGGAGTGTCATTAGGCTCCCTGcatatagttatttttttctctccgctTGAGGCATTAATTATATATCATGAAATGTTTGCAGTTTGAACAGCTGTGTTTCTCCAGCTTAAGAAActtgttattgttgctttcTGAATCACTGGTTTTGCTCTGACTGTCAGATATGGTGGTTGTGTCTCATCTGCGATGTTTCACCAAGTCTTTTCTACAAGTGGCCGTGATCAGGAGTAAGGTGCTACTGTGATCACAGCCTCTTGTGTCCATCCTGTATCTCTTGTATCCATAGTGGAGGCACTGCTGCCGGGGAGACGAGCTAACTAATCACTTGAGACTGATTCCCAGCTAAGCAGTGATTGGAACAAGTGGCTGCAGGGACTCCAAGCCACCATGGTTACTGACAACAAAGCACGGACCTATCTTTGCTCTCCATAAGCACTTAACACCCCCGCAAGTGGAGCTGAAGCCACATCATTCACCATTAAACTGTAAAGTTTTTCTGCGCCCTGCACACGCAGAGACGGTGAGTTCTGCTGCTTGATTTTCATCTGGTTTTCTCTGCCTGCTTTGCTCCTGCGCAGGTGAGATGACCTCCGCTGCCGACCTCCAGGCGGCCCCTCTGGTCTCCGGCCTGGAACCGGGGATGGGGAGGTCCGCGGCCATGCTGGGGCTGTCGGCAGGGCTGGGCGGAGCAGAGATGGAGCTGCAGAAGATGCTGATTGACGAGAGGATCAAGTGTGAAAACCACAGGACCAACTACCAGACGCTGAAGGCAGACCACACCAGGTACTGAAGAGTAGAAagtcgtttttttgttgttgtaattcaGCACCTTTTGATTATTTGCATGCTTCTCTGCGGAGGAGATGGTTGTCGCGATCTAAGTGCAACCGATGTTGATTTACAGTTATGTTTACATCATTGCTAAAAGAATAAGGATGCTAGTGAAATGACCGggaacattcatgtttttttgtgactTAATACACCGATCAGATTGTTTACTGACCGATTTACCTGCAAATGTTTTATACCAAGGATCAAACATATAGAGATTTTTTGTTGATCGGATTAAAGTTTAGAAACAAGTAGATCATGTAGGAATTAAAAAAGGTTCACACGgttttcatttaataaatagAAGGAAAAAGGAGTCTCTTTACAATTAAGCTGCTGGTCGCCAGCCTAAAACAATCCGGggaaaaactggtccactctGAACTGACGATTTCATTTTGGGCATCGCCAATGGCGATTTTAACCGTCCGTTTCACGCGTGCAGCCTGCAGAACGAGTTCATGCGGGTGCAGGGGGAAGTGAGGCGCCTGCTGAGTGAAAAGCAGTCGGAGcaggagaagctgcagctgctgggctGAAGCTGCGAGGGAGCTGCTGGACAAaaaggagctggaggagctgcggcTGCNNNNNNNNNNNNNNNNNNNNNNNNNNNNNNNNNNNNNNNNNNNNNNNNNNNNNNNNNNNNNNNNNNNNNNNNNNNNNNNNNNNNNNNNNNNNNNNNNNNNNNNNNNNNNNNNNNNNNNNNNNNNNNNNNNNNNNNNNNNNNNNNNNNNNNNNNNNNNNNNNNNNNNNNNNNNNNNNNNNNNNNNNNNNNNNNNNNNNNNNNNNNNNNNNNNNNNNNNNNNNNNNNNNNNNNNNNNNNNNNNNNNNNNNNNNNNNNNNNNNNNNNNNNNNNNNNNNNNNNNNNNNNNNNNNNNNNNNNNNNNNNNNNNNNNNNNNNNNNNNNNNNNNNNNNNNNNNNNNNNNNNNNNNNNNNNNNNNNNNNNNNNNNNNNNNNNNNNNNNNNNNNNNNNNNNNNNNNNNNNNNNNNNNNNNNNNNNNNNNNNNNNNNNNNNNNNNNNNNNNNNNNNNNNNNNNNNNNNNNNNNNNNNNNNNNNNNNNNNNNNNNNNNNNNNNNNNNNNNNNTGGTTGTAGTAAAGTAGTCCGTGCCCCCccgctccccccccccaacccttgGAGCTCTTCAGCATTCCTCCTTGATGTAGATTTGTtcgtctgtgtccgactccagGTGCTCAGCCCGCTCCGTCTGTCCGTTCATGATCTCGTCGGGGGTTTTCATGAACCTGCGGAGCACAAGTTGGTCATGACTGGGTCTGTAAACTGAACGTGAGGGGGCCCGGGTTTGGGGCCCGGGTCGGGGCCCAGGTCGGGGCTGCAGCTGGGGTACCTGAACAGGAGTCTCTGCCCCGGCTCTTTCCTATGATGTCAGCTTGTCGTAGTGTCTCAGTGCTCGCGACATCTTCTCGTACGTCAtgttggttctgttctgtgggGCCGGGTGAACAACGACAGGATCAGTGATCAAATGGTTCCTGAACTCCTGTTTTAGTTACAAGTTTAGCAGATGGATGAATCACTTTCTGGTTAATTCAACATGTTTTGAAGGTATTTGCCGGATATATTCCCATTTTTACCCATAATGTTTAATGCAGGGCCATCCAAAGTGGCCCCTGTGTGCAATTCAAGCATGATAGACATCTGGCCCGGCAGCACAGGTGGCTTGAATGCAGgagatcttttatttttaatcagggCAAAGTTATTACAAACAGACTGAAACTGTCTTCTGATGGAAAATGTCAAGGGCAACATTTTTAACAGCaatcctctcctctttcttgcTATTTTCACACTAAATAGAACCCCGTCTATACATCCCCCTTTACTTAAAGCAaactaatatatataatatttttgtacatttgtcagttgagttataaaaaaaacaataaacaagcaAAACCCTCTGAAGGTTTTGGATCTACTAGGATCTTCACATCCTGAACactattattaaaatatagcagCAAGATTATTGTTCAGCACATGACTAAAAAATCCAAACATAATCACTGGtaatgattacatttttttttaccattttaactTGATAATTTTGGCCCTATTGATAAACAGCTGGGTTAATGGATGAAGTGTAGTGACGAGCACACGGAGGCTTAACCTCCTTCCTGTGGCCGTGGCCTCGGCTTCATTAAAGTCGGTGATTTGCTGCAGAGGTGTGTTTTCATGAGCTCTGAGCAGCAAGCATCGTAGGCGGTTTAAGTGGGCGAGTGATTGCTGGATGAGGGGCAACAAAGCGGTCAGAATCTACTGTAGGTACGGTCTCAGAGCGCATTAGGTCCCAGCAGCGTCCACGACTTTCAACCattcttttctctttcagtCATCCTGGTAATGATCCAGGTGTCACCTGTGCCTCAGGTGTGGCGTACAGCAGGGGTGGGGGTGTAATCGCCCGTCCCTTCAGTGACTGGCAGGTGTTTCACCACCATGACTGACATTTTTCACCAAACTCCAGACGTCTCGCGGCAAACCTGCTGTCCTCTCCAGACAGGGGAGGCTTTCTGCTGAGAACCGTTCCAAAACAAGCCAGAGTCGACTTGTTGGACTTTTTACAACGGGATTAACACGAGCATTGACGCTGAACATGCTAACTGAGGCCAGAAGAGTCTAGGATGGAGCTGGGGGTTCAGGTGCTCTGAACATTGAGCAGAAATGCCCGTCTAACCCCATCTTCCAAAAGATCAGAGTGGTTTCATCTTCGTTTTTAATatagaaaacaaacattcaGAAGAAATCCACGGCAGATATAACCTAGAGTGGACAGGCTGTAAAACCCACGGACACacaaaggagggaaggaaggacataagGACAGAACAGaatggaggaaggaaggaaatgagGACAAAATGGAAGAAATGATGCACTGGAGGAAAAGGAAAAcgtcagagaagaagaaaggatGAAACAAAGTACGTTAGGGAAGAGGGAAGGAAGCAAGGAcacaaagaaaggaaggacatgaGGACGGGAATCAGGACACAAAGGAACAACACATGGACGAAATTAAGGACATAAAGAGGGAGAAAGGAAAGCAAGgcccaaaaaa
Protein-coding regions in this window:
- the LOC118566633 gene encoding centrosomal protein of 83 kDa-like: MTSAADLQAAPLVSGLEPGMGRSAAMLGLSAGLGGAEMELQKMLIDERIKCENHRTNYQTLKADHTSLQNEFMRVQGEVRRLLSEKQSEQEKLQLLG